In Sphingomonas sp. PAMC26645, one DNA window encodes the following:
- a CDS encoding deoxyribodipyrimidine photo-lyase, with product MTTPVLLWLRQDLRLHDHPALIAAGHAGPVIPVYVLDDDAPGKWTMGGAQRWWLHHTLDAFGRSLADKGSKLVLRRGDAVEVLTALMKETGAEQVHAIRHYEPWWRKAEAALGDRLCLHDGNHLARVEDVKTGSGGQFKVYSSFWKALNQLMPPGDPEPAPRTIPAPGSWPKTDTLAEWGLLPTKPDWSTGFGDWTPGEAQALKNAKAMAPIVEAYDVDRNMPSIEGTSRLSPHLHFGEISPRVVWHAVDGHGDATTFRKELAWRDFTDGVVLTMPNYGDTNGRPKFDKLPWRSGKVAEADLKAWQEGKTGYPIVDAGMRQLWATGWMHNRVRMITASFLVKHLLIDWREGERWFWDCLVDADYGNNSVNWQWVAGTGVDSNMFGRIMAPLTQSEKFDAGDYIREWVPELAEVTGDAIHDPDESGCRPKAYPAKIVGHREGRERALEAGRHAR from the coding sequence ATGACGACACCTGTTCTTCTCTGGCTGCGCCAGGACCTCCGCCTTCACGATCACCCCGCGCTGATCGCCGCCGGGCATGCCGGGCCGGTGATCCCGGTCTACGTGCTCGACGACGACGCGCCGGGGAAATGGACAATGGGGGGCGCTCAGCGGTGGTGGCTGCACCATACGCTCGACGCTTTCGGCAGGTCGTTGGCGGACAAGGGATCGAAGCTCGTCCTGCGACGCGGTGATGCGGTCGAGGTGCTGACGGCATTGATGAAGGAAACCGGTGCCGAGCAGGTGCATGCGATCCGGCACTACGAGCCTTGGTGGCGCAAGGCCGAGGCAGCGCTTGGAGATCGGCTGTGCCTGCATGACGGTAACCATTTGGCCCGAGTGGAGGATGTGAAGACGGGGTCGGGCGGGCAGTTCAAGGTGTATTCGTCGTTCTGGAAGGCGCTGAACCAGTTGATGCCGCCGGGTGACCCCGAGCCCGCGCCGCGGACGATCCCAGCGCCTGGGTCTTGGCCAAAAACCGATACGCTGGCGGAGTGGGGTCTCCTGCCGACCAAGCCGGACTGGTCGACCGGGTTCGGCGACTGGACGCCGGGCGAGGCGCAGGCGTTGAAGAACGCGAAGGCGATGGCGCCGATCGTCGAAGCGTATGACGTCGATCGCAACATGCCGTCGATCGAGGGCACCTCGCGCCTGTCGCCGCATCTCCATTTCGGCGAGATCTCACCGCGTGTGGTGTGGCATGCCGTCGATGGTCACGGCGATGCGACGACGTTCCGCAAGGAACTGGCGTGGCGGGACTTTACCGATGGCGTCGTGCTGACGATGCCGAACTACGGCGATACGAACGGGCGGCCGAAGTTCGACAAGCTGCCCTGGCGGTCTGGCAAGGTGGCCGAGGCGGACCTTAAGGCGTGGCAGGAGGGCAAGACCGGGTATCCGATCGTCGATGCCGGGATGCGCCAGCTTTGGGCGACCGGTTGGATGCACAACCGAGTGCGGATGATCACGGCGAGCTTCCTGGTGAAGCATCTGCTGATCGACTGGCGCGAAGGCGAGCGCTGGTTCTGGGACTGCCTCGTCGATGCGGATTACGGGAATAATTCGGTGAACTGGCAATGGGTCGCCGGGACCGGGGTGGACTCAAACATGTTCGGGCGGATCATGGCGCCGCTGACGCAGTCGGAGAAGTTCGATGCGGGCGACTATATCCGCGAGTGGGTGCCGGAACTGGCGGAAGTGACCGGCGACGCGATCCATGATCCGGACGAGTCCGGCTGCCGGCCGAAGGCGTACCCCGCGAAGATCGTCGGCCATCGCGAAGGCCGCGAACGCGCGCTCGAAGCCGGCCGGCACGCACGGTAG
- a CDS encoding hydrolase encodes MRGLTPIERDAVDTAGAAPMLAQVEAWAAVNSGTRNLAGLATMAGLLGDAFANLPGEITLVEPAPVDNVGADGVVSAIEHGKHLHLVVRPHAPVRMLFTGHMDTVYPVDHAFHSLQWLDDGRLNGPGVADMKGGLAVMLAALQAVEASPLAARIGYDVVINSDEETGSFSSAAVLARAAHGKVAALTYEPALADGTLAGARGGTGNFSIIVHGRSAHAGRNPEDGRNALVAAADIAVRLSKVRGPRLAVNPARIEGGGPNNVVPDLAILRINFRPATLDDIARAQSHIDSAVAIVAAEHDVRIEVHGSFNRPPKPIDDGAARLFDLVKASGADLGLDIAWKATGGVCDGNNIAAAGVPVVDTMGVRGGAIHSTDEFMIPDSLAERAALSAVTILRIAEGRL; translated from the coding sequence ATGAGGGGACTTACACCGATAGAGCGCGATGCCGTCGACACGGCGGGCGCTGCACCGATGCTGGCGCAGGTCGAGGCCTGGGCGGCCGTCAACAGCGGTACGCGCAACCTTGCCGGGCTAGCGACGATGGCCGGATTGCTCGGCGACGCGTTCGCGAACCTGCCGGGCGAGATCACGCTGGTCGAGCCGGCACCGGTCGACAATGTCGGCGCGGACGGCGTGGTCTCGGCGATCGAGCACGGCAAGCACCTGCACCTCGTCGTGCGTCCCCACGCGCCCGTCCGTATGCTGTTCACGGGCCATATGGACACGGTCTACCCGGTCGATCACGCGTTCCATTCTCTGCAATGGCTCGACGACGGCCGACTGAACGGCCCCGGCGTCGCGGACATGAAGGGCGGGCTGGCGGTGATGCTTGCTGCACTTCAGGCGGTCGAGGCCAGCCCCCTCGCCGCGCGGATCGGCTATGACGTCGTCATCAACTCGGACGAGGAAACCGGCTCCTTCTCCTCTGCCGCGGTGCTCGCCCGCGCCGCGCACGGAAAGGTCGCCGCGCTGACCTACGAACCCGCGCTCGCCGACGGCACGCTCGCGGGCGCACGCGGCGGCACAGGCAACTTCTCGATCATCGTCCACGGTCGCAGCGCGCACGCCGGTCGCAACCCCGAGGACGGCCGCAACGCGCTCGTCGCAGCCGCCGACATTGCGGTGCGCTTGTCGAAAGTCCGCGGCCCACGCCTCGCGGTGAACCCGGCGCGGATCGAGGGCGGTGGCCCGAACAACGTCGTCCCCGATCTCGCCATCCTCCGCATCAACTTCCGCCCTGCCACGCTCGACGACATCGCGCGGGCGCAATCGCATATCGACTCCGCGGTCGCCATCGTGGCGGCCGAACATGACGTCCGGATCGAGGTCCATGGCAGCTTCAACCGCCCGCCGAAGCCGATCGACGACGGCGCCGCGCGGCTGTTTGATCTGGTCAAGGCATCGGGCGCGGACCTCGGTCTCGATATCGCCTGGAAAGCCACCGGCGGCGTCTGCGACGGCAACAATATCGCCGCCGCCGGCGTGCCGGTCGTCGACACGATGGGGGTCCGCGGCGGCGCGATCCATTCGACCGACGAGTTCATGATCCCCGACAGCCTCGCCGAACGTGCGGCGCTGTCGGCGGTCACCATATTGCGTATCGCGGAGGGCCGCTTGTGA
- a CDS encoding RNA pyrophosphohydrolase has translation MTDVSTLPYRPCAGIMLMNADGKIFVGQRNDSPLEAWQMPQGGIDPGEDAEAAALRELGEETGVMPDKVELVAEAPGEFVYDLPPELLGKVWKGKWRGQTQRWFLYRFHGTDADVNIATDHEEFRAWRWSDPADLPRLIVPFKKALYEQVLAAFAPHLGATSTR, from the coding sequence TTGACCGACGTTTCGACCCTGCCCTACCGCCCCTGCGCCGGCATCATGCTCATGAACGCGGACGGCAAGATCTTCGTTGGCCAGCGCAATGATTCGCCGCTGGAGGCATGGCAGATGCCGCAGGGCGGGATCGATCCGGGCGAGGACGCCGAAGCTGCCGCACTGCGCGAGCTCGGCGAGGAAACCGGCGTCATGCCCGACAAAGTCGAGCTGGTTGCAGAAGCCCCCGGCGAGTTCGTCTACGACCTTCCCCCCGAACTGCTGGGGAAAGTGTGGAAGGGCAAATGGCGCGGCCAGACGCAGCGCTGGTTCCTGTACCGCTTCCACGGGACCGACGCGGACGTGAACATCGCCACCGACCACGAGGAGTTCCGTGCATGGCGCTGGAGCGATCCCGCCGACCTTCCGCGGCTGATCGTGCCGTTCAAGAAGGCGCTCTACGAACAGGTACTCGCCGCCTTCGCGCCACATCTCGGCGCAACCTCGACACGCTGA
- a CDS encoding terminase gpA endonuclease subunit has translation MAPEAGSTSGDWSTRTVEIARGPMLAVTELGVETITGMVCTQLMKTALIENAVGFFVHLDPAPMLIVQPKEAAAEQFSKERITPLIRVTPVLRKLIGTKKTRSAEETLLYKAFPGGFLALAGAGSPDNLARRPVKRVFCDETDKYPITREGDPIGLADERMATYVGSLSVRVCSPTIEGESLIESSYLEGDQRQASVECPECGHRNFLDFFKHINWDKDYDEDGNVTAHYPRTAQVLCEECGCGWNEGQRLTALGTIRWHQTKRFRCCGKHVDPLLAYAAAWKADPECDAVALTWDWWEGPRHAVYRARCPDCGTWPVSNEHASFTAGKVFSPWPNDAPPKIAAKWLASKNDPDKRVKFDNTQLGKPHKRSSSKEVVAELLAARAENWAAEVPDGVGVITVGGDTQDDRVELEFVGWGANEESWSLLYVVVEGDTSKKATWDEVDHQLLRTFKRADGREFAVDATCIDSGGHRAKEVYEFSKARLGRKVWATKGASDRTGKRSPLWPTVKPSNRTRTTFKPIIIGVNSAKDTLRARLTFTDPGPGYMHFSTKRELAWYEQLTAERLVPKVASGRVYQVWDCPKGKANEATDCRVNAMAALAGLLQLGMKLNMVVAAVSTDPEVAQAVAKQKAEERAAKPKPEWLSTSADQTREPTPKAKRAKTNPFTSNRRR, from the coding sequence CTGGCCCCCGAGGCTGGCTCGACGTCGGGCGATTGGTCGACAAGGACCGTAGAGATTGCGCGCGGGCCGATGCTCGCGGTGACCGAGCTCGGCGTCGAGACGATCACGGGCATGGTCTGTACGCAGTTGATGAAGACCGCGCTCATTGAGAACGCGGTCGGCTTCTTCGTTCACCTCGACCCTGCGCCGATGCTCATCGTGCAGCCCAAGGAGGCGGCTGCCGAGCAGTTCTCGAAAGAGCGCATCACCCCGCTCATTCGGGTCACGCCTGTCTTGCGGAAGCTGATCGGCACCAAGAAGACGCGGTCGGCCGAAGAGACGCTCCTGTACAAGGCGTTTCCCGGCGGCTTCCTCGCCCTCGCGGGCGCCGGCAGTCCGGACAACCTGGCGCGTCGCCCGGTCAAGCGCGTGTTCTGCGACGAGACGGATAAGTATCCGATCACCCGCGAGGGCGATCCGATCGGTCTCGCTGACGAGCGCATGGCAACGTACGTTGGGTCGCTGTCGGTGCGGGTTTGTTCGCCGACGATCGAGGGCGAGAGCCTGATCGAAAGCAGCTACCTAGAGGGTGATCAGCGGCAGGCTTCGGTTGAGTGCCCCGAATGCGGGCACCGCAACTTCCTGGACTTCTTCAAGCACATCAACTGGGACAAGGATTACGACGAGGACGGCAACGTCACCGCTCATTATCCCCGAACGGCGCAGGTGCTTTGCGAAGAATGTGGGTGCGGCTGGAATGAAGGCCAGCGCTTAACGGCGCTGGGCACGATCCGGTGGCATCAGACCAAGCGCTTCCGCTGCTGCGGCAAACACGTTGACCCGTTGTTGGCGTACGCGGCGGCTTGGAAGGCTGATCCGGAATGTGATGCCGTCGCGCTGACATGGGATTGGTGGGAAGGCCCGCGGCATGCCGTCTACCGGGCACGCTGTCCGGACTGCGGCACATGGCCGGTGTCCAACGAGCATGCGAGCTTCACGGCGGGCAAAGTGTTCAGCCCCTGGCCGAACGATGCGCCTCCGAAGATTGCGGCGAAGTGGCTGGCAAGTAAGAACGATCCCGACAAGCGGGTGAAGTTCGACAACACGCAGTTAGGCAAGCCGCATAAGCGATCGTCGTCAAAGGAAGTTGTCGCCGAGCTTCTCGCTGCCCGAGCGGAGAACTGGGCGGCCGAAGTGCCCGACGGTGTCGGCGTTATCACGGTCGGTGGCGATACCCAGGACGATCGCGTTGAACTCGAGTTCGTGGGCTGGGGCGCCAACGAGGAAAGTTGGTCACTGCTCTACGTCGTTGTCGAAGGCGATACGTCGAAGAAGGCGACGTGGGACGAAGTTGATCATCAGCTGCTGCGAACGTTCAAACGTGCCGACGGGCGGGAGTTCGCAGTCGACGCGACGTGCATCGATTCTGGCGGTCACCGCGCTAAGGAAGTCTACGAGTTCTCGAAAGCCCGCCTCGGCCGCAAAGTTTGGGCGACGAAGGGCGCATCCGACCGGACTGGCAAGCGATCGCCGCTATGGCCGACCGTCAAGCCTAGCAACCGAACCCGAACCACGTTCAAGCCGATCATAATCGGCGTCAATTCCGCGAAAGACACGCTGCGCGCCCGGCTGACATTCACCGATCCCGGGCCGGGCTACATGCACTTCAGCACGAAGCGCGAACTGGCTTGGTACGAGCAGCTGACCGCGGAACGCCTTGTTCCGAAGGTCGCTAGCGGCCGGGTCTACCAAGTCTGGGACTGCCCAAAGGGCAAGGCAAACGAGGCCACCGACTGTCGCGTCAACGCTATGGCTGCGCTGGCCGGTCTTCTCCAGCTCGGGATGAAGCTGAACATGGTTGTTGCAGCGGTCTCGACCGATCCGGAAGTCGCTCAGGCGGTAGCGAAGCAAAAAGCCGAAGAACGTGCCGCGAAGCCGAAGCCTGAATGGCTCTCGACGAGCGCCGATCAAACCCGCGAACCGACCCCCAAGGCCAAGCGGGCGAAAACGAACCCGTTCACTAGCAATCGAAGGAGGTAG
- a CDS encoding histone deacetylase: MIHVVHHPDYVAPAPARSTYRWNKNGLIRDLLLEKGDAVAWHRAEATPTAWLEAVHDEDYVAEVLRADVPKEKERRIGFPVTAAVASRAAIVPHGTWLAACLALEHGFAANTAGGSHHALANTGAGFCVFNDLAVAAARLIDEGRVARVLVVDCDVHQGDGTAALLAGRPEIATYSIHAEKNFPVRKARSTVDVPLPDKVGDEAYLATLEATLVPLLDEFRQELILYQAGVDPFEGDRLGRLALTLDGLARRERLVAGLAIARGVPLASTVGGGYGEDALAIAERHVAAIMTLGETFAAA, from the coding sequence ATGATCCATGTCGTCCACCATCCCGACTATGTCGCCCCTGCGCCAGCGCGCTCGACCTATCGCTGGAACAAGAACGGGCTGATCCGCGACCTGTTGCTCGAAAAGGGCGATGCGGTAGCGTGGCACCGGGCCGAAGCGACGCCGACCGCGTGGCTGGAGGCGGTGCATGACGAAGATTACGTCGCCGAAGTTCTCCGCGCGGACGTGCCGAAGGAGAAGGAGCGGCGTATCGGCTTTCCGGTGACCGCGGCGGTGGCGTCGCGCGCGGCGATTGTGCCGCACGGGACGTGGCTTGCGGCGTGCTTGGCGCTGGAGCACGGATTCGCGGCGAACACCGCGGGCGGGAGCCATCATGCGCTGGCGAATACCGGTGCGGGGTTCTGCGTGTTCAACGATCTCGCAGTGGCAGCGGCGCGGCTGATCGACGAGGGGCGGGTGGCACGCGTGCTCGTCGTCGATTGCGATGTGCATCAGGGCGACGGGACTGCGGCGCTGCTCGCGGGGCGGCCGGAGATCGCGACCTATTCGATCCATGCGGAGAAGAATTTCCCGGTGCGGAAGGCGCGCTCGACGGTCGACGTGCCGTTGCCGGACAAGGTCGGCGACGAGGCGTATCTGGCAACGCTGGAGGCGACTCTCGTGCCGTTGCTCGACGAGTTCCGGCAGGAGCTGATCCTGTATCAGGCGGGCGTGGATCCGTTCGAGGGCGACCGACTCGGGCGATTGGCGCTGACCTTGGATGGCTTGGCCCGGCGAGAACGGCTCGTCGCGGGCCTCGCGATTGCGCGAGGCGTGCCACTCGCGAGCACCGTAGGCGGCGGATATGGCGAGGATGCGCTCGCGATCGCCGAGCGGCACGTGGCGGCAATAATGACGCTGGGTGAAACTTTCGCGGCGGCGTGA
- a CDS encoding DUF481 domain-containing protein, which produces MRRLAPLLLAPLLLANAPDPQSVMIPETIRAMLDAALEAGNEADVNTIAKYARAADPLSGDAVLAIAEKWKADRAAQRTQVIRQASFLDLWSGKAEVGGYLTTGNSDTAGGTAVLDLNREGLRWRQKFHAQADYQSNQNITTREHYLASYEPNYKIDDRAYIYGVAQYEGDRFLGYFNRYSTSVGAGYSVIKTAGTKLDLELGPAYRYTEFTDDTEQSSIAARGTANFSVRILSGLSVSQVASAYVQRYNSTLSGTTSLNAKLIGPLSAALSYSVQYESEPPVGSVSTDTTSRASLVYSF; this is translated from the coding sequence GTGCGCCGCTTAGCCCCTCTCCTGCTCGCCCCGCTGCTGCTGGCGAACGCGCCTGACCCGCAGTCGGTGATGATCCCCGAGACGATCCGCGCGATGCTCGACGCGGCGCTGGAGGCGGGGAACGAAGCGGACGTCAACACGATCGCCAAATACGCGCGCGCCGCCGATCCACTCAGCGGCGACGCGGTGTTGGCGATCGCCGAAAAGTGGAAAGCCGACCGCGCAGCGCAACGCACGCAGGTTATCCGTCAGGCCAGCTTCCTCGACCTGTGGAGCGGCAAGGCGGAGGTCGGTGGGTATCTGACGACGGGCAATTCCGACACGGCGGGCGGCACCGCGGTGCTCGACCTCAACCGCGAAGGCCTTCGCTGGCGCCAGAAATTCCATGCGCAGGCGGACTATCAGTCGAACCAGAACATCACGACGCGCGAGCACTACCTCGCCTCGTACGAGCCCAACTACAAGATCGACGACCGCGCCTATATCTACGGCGTCGCGCAATATGAAGGCGATCGGTTCCTCGGCTATTTCAACCGCTATTCGACCTCGGTCGGTGCGGGCTACAGCGTCATCAAGACCGCGGGGACCAAGCTCGATCTCGAACTCGGGCCAGCGTATCGCTACACCGAATTTACTGACGATACCGAGCAGAGCAGCATCGCCGCGCGTGGCACGGCGAATTTCAGCGTGCGAATTCTGAGCGGCCTGTCGGTCAGCCAAGTCGCCTCCGCCTATGTCCAGCGCTACAACAGCACGCTCAGCGGCACGACATCGCTCAACGCCAAGCTGATCGGGCCGCTATCCGCCGCGCTGTCGTACAGCGTGCAGTATGAAAGCGAACCTCCGGTCGGCTCGGTCTCGACCGACACCACCAGCCGCGCCTCGCTGGTCTACAGCTTCTGA
- a CDS encoding SGNH/GDSL hydrolase family protein, producing MSGLIVQAGDSIGYGTGAGDYAAIDHLGLGGNISIFNDSVPGRTMSSGYDNVGDLLARHIASSASIFILQQGTNDLGAGRDAISLYRSIAMPFLAAMQQGGFYTVHNTILPRLDGGWSAEKERERATYNALVRGNSAGADVVNDVAADPIIGNSNPAWLSYYSDSLHPGLSGQQRLSSIIAAIVIPLLGRAPKSST from the coding sequence TTGTCCGGCTTAATCGTGCAAGCTGGCGACAGCATCGGCTACGGCACCGGCGCCGGGGATTATGCGGCAATCGACCATCTCGGCCTAGGAGGCAACATTTCGATCTTTAACGATAGCGTTCCTGGCAGAACAATGTCGTCGGGTTATGACAACGTCGGCGACTTACTTGCGCGTCACATAGCATCATCTGCATCGATTTTCATACTTCAACAGGGCACCAATGACCTTGGCGCGGGGCGAGACGCAATATCGCTTTACCGGTCAATCGCCATGCCATTCCTTGCCGCTATGCAGCAGGGGGGTTTTTATACTGTCCACAACACGATCTTGCCTCGTTTAGATGGCGGGTGGAGTGCCGAAAAGGAAAGGGAAAGAGCGACTTACAACGCCCTTGTGCGCGGTAACTCGGCAGGTGCTGATGTCGTCAATGATGTTGCGGCCGACCCAATCATTGGCAACTCGAACCCTGCGTGGCTTTCGTACTACTCAGACTCGCTCCACCCGGGTCTTTCGGGGCAGCAGCGGCTGAGCTCCATAATTGCAGCCATAGTGATCCCGCTACTGGGGAGAGCACCCAAGTCCTCTACCTAG
- a CDS encoding tyrosine-type recombinase/integrase, which translates to MKRVRSKGKEYLYFDTGKVVDGKRLMTRLPALRADGFGGSYAALMGHRNRKVKSALMTVPVLVDLYQRSVAYSTLKPASKKLYDIYLRRLEKALPTAPVTGITKGDMRTLLDRMGATPGAANAFLRTSGALFAWAVDRDHMPKNPCDGIARMTGGEHEPWPTAVLRAGLAAEDDAVRLLVNLLYYTAQRLGDVLKMQWSDVADDRVEVVQDKTKKPLSIPIHSALKAELASRRRGEGQICLTGHGKPMRDDNARKILKAFSAAAGAPSVPHGLRKNAVIALLEAGCSVAQTAAVSGQSLSMVEWYARRRNQSTLADAAMEAWESKS; encoded by the coding sequence GTGAAGCGTGTGCGCTCGAAGGGTAAGGAGTATCTGTACTTCGACACCGGCAAAGTGGTCGACGGGAAGCGCCTGATGACGCGCCTACCGGCGCTTCGCGCCGACGGGTTCGGGGGCAGCTATGCCGCCCTGATGGGCCACCGCAACCGGAAGGTGAAGTCGGCGCTGATGACCGTGCCGGTACTGGTCGATCTGTATCAGCGCAGCGTGGCCTATAGCACGCTCAAGCCGGCGTCGAAGAAGCTGTACGACATTTACCTTCGTCGTCTGGAGAAGGCGCTGCCGACCGCGCCAGTTACCGGGATCACGAAAGGCGACATGCGGACGCTGCTTGATAGAATGGGCGCCACGCCAGGTGCGGCGAACGCCTTCTTGCGGACAAGCGGCGCGCTGTTCGCATGGGCGGTTGATCGCGACCACATGCCGAAGAATCCGTGCGACGGTATTGCGCGGATGACTGGTGGCGAGCACGAGCCATGGCCTACTGCGGTTCTCCGCGCGGGCTTGGCCGCTGAAGATGACGCCGTACGGCTCCTCGTGAACCTGCTCTACTATACTGCGCAGCGGCTGGGCGATGTGCTCAAGATGCAGTGGTCTGACGTGGCGGACGATCGTGTCGAGGTCGTCCAGGACAAGACGAAGAAGCCGCTCAGCATCCCGATCCACAGCGCGCTCAAAGCCGAACTCGCCAGCCGCCGACGGGGCGAGGGTCAAATCTGCCTGACGGGGCACGGAAAGCCGATGCGCGATGACAACGCGCGGAAGATCCTCAAAGCGTTCTCAGCCGCCGCCGGTGCGCCGAGCGTGCCTCACGGCCTGCGCAAGAATGCCGTCATCGCGCTGCTCGAGGCTGGCTGTTCGGTCGCTCAGACCGCCGCCGTCAGCGGTCAATCTCTCTCAATGGTGGAGTGGTACGCCCGCCGCCGCAATCAATCGACGCTCGCCGATGCCGCAATGGAGGCATGGGAGAGCAAATCGTGA
- a CDS encoding arginine N-succinyltransferase gives MSFRIRAAVDDDLQHLYEMAKLTGGGFTNLPPDRRALTAKLERSHAAFARTDGPVQDELFVLILENIETKEVRGTCQIFTQVGQRYPFYSYRIGQLTQHSRELNRTFRADMLTLATDLEGASEVGGLFLHPGERAGGLGLLLARSRYLFIKMHRARFADRILAELRGVIDEAGGSPFWDGLAGRFFGMNFQDADQFNAINGHQFIADLMPKHPIYTAMLTETARAAIGLPHPSGRAAMRMLENEGFAFENYVDIFDGGPTMTARTDQVRSIADARDSNVVGIGGDDGKDALVATGNLADFRAAFGKVRETEDGVVLAENCARSLDVGEADRVTHVARI, from the coding sequence GTGAGCTTCAGGATCCGGGCCGCGGTCGACGACGACCTTCAGCACCTCTACGAAATGGCCAAGCTGACCGGCGGCGGCTTCACCAATTTGCCGCCCGATCGTCGTGCGCTCACGGCCAAGCTCGAACGCAGCCACGCCGCCTTCGCGCGCACCGACGGCCCAGTCCAGGACGAGCTGTTCGTGCTGATCCTCGAGAACATCGAGACGAAGGAAGTCCGCGGAACCTGCCAGATCTTCACGCAGGTGGGCCAGAGATACCCGTTCTACAGCTACCGGATCGGCCAACTCACGCAGCACAGCCGCGAGCTGAACCGCACCTTCCGCGCCGACATGCTCACGCTCGCCACCGATCTGGAAGGCGCAAGCGAGGTCGGCGGGCTGTTCCTCCATCCCGGCGAACGCGCCGGCGGCCTCGGCCTGTTGCTCGCGCGCAGCCGCTACCTCTTCATCAAGATGCACCGTGCCCGCTTTGCCGACCGGATACTTGCCGAACTGCGCGGCGTCATCGACGAGGCTGGCGGCTCGCCGTTCTGGGACGGCCTCGCAGGCCGCTTCTTCGGGATGAATTTCCAGGATGCGGATCAGTTCAATGCCATCAACGGCCACCAGTTCATCGCCGACCTGATGCCCAAGCACCCGATCTACACCGCGATGCTGACCGAGACCGCGCGCGCCGCGATCGGACTGCCGCATCCCTCGGGCCGCGCGGCGATGCGGATGCTCGAGAACGAGGGCTTTGCGTTCGAGAATTATGTCGACATCTTCGATGGCGGCCCGACGATGACCGCCCGCACCGATCAGGTCCGCTCGATCGCCGATGCGCGCGACAGCAACGTGGTCGGGATCGGTGGCGACGACGGCAAGGACGCCCTGGTCGCGACGGGCAACCTCGCCGACTTCCGCGCGGCGTTCGGGAAAGTCCGCGAGACCGAGGACGGGGTCGTGCTGGCCGAGAATTGCGCGCGCTCGTTGGACGTCGGCGAAGCCGACCGGGTCACGCACGTCGCTCGCATCTGA